TCGACGACAAGGTGATCGACAACGCGCGCCGGGGCCAGGAGGCCGGCGGCACGGAGGAATGGTGGGCGCTCGCCTACCGCGTCGAGCTCGAGTTCTCCCGCGCGTACGCGGCCCTCGGGATCCTCCCGCCGAGCTACGAGCCCCGCGCCACCGCGAGCATCGGCGAGATGCAGGCCATCATCGGGCGCCTCGTCGAGCGCGGGCACGCGTACCCGGCCGACGACGGATCCGGCGACGTCTACTTCGACACCGCGTCCTGGCCCGAGTACGGCGAGCTGACCCGCCAGCGCGCCGCCGACATGGAGGCCGCCGCCGACGCGGATCCGCGCGCCAAGCGCGACGTGCGCGACTTCGCCCTCTGGAAGGGCGCGAAGCCCGGTGAGCCCGCGAGCGCGTCGTGGCCGTCGCCGTGGGGCGCCGGCCGTCCGGGCTGGCACATCGAGTGCTCCGCGATGTCCACGCGCTACCTCGGCGCCGAGTTCGACATCCACGGCGGCGGCCTCGACCTCCGCTTCCCGCACCATGAGAACGAGCTCGCGCAGTCCCGCGCGGCGGGGGATCCGTTCGCGCGCTACTGGCTGCACAACGGGCTCGTCGCCGTCGCCGGCCAGAAGATGAGCAAGTCGCTCGGCAACTCGCTGTTCGCCGCCGACCTGCTCGCCTCGGCCCGGCCGGTCGTGGTCCGCTACTTCCTCGGATCCGCGCACTACCGCTCGACCCTCGAGTTCCACGACGGCGCGCTCGCCGAGGCCGAGGCGGCCCTCGACCGCATCGAGACCTTCCTCGACCGCAGCGCCCGCCGCCTCGCCGGCACGCGCTTCCAGGCCGAGCCCGCGGCGACGGACGGCGCGCCCGCCGCCGTGCCCGACGAGTTCGCCGAGGCGATGGACGACGACCTGAGCGTGCCGCAGGCCCTCGCCGTGCTGCATGACGCCGTGCGCGCGGGCAACGCCGCCCTCGATGCGGGCGACCTCCAGGAGGCCGCGTCGCTGCGCGCCGACGTCTCCGCGATGGTGGCCGTGCTCGGGATCGACCCGCTGGCCGACGAGTGGCGCACCGCGTCCGACCAGCCCGCGCGCCGTGCGCTGCAGGCGCTGGTCGAGCACCGCATCGCCGAGCGACAGACCGCGCGGGAGGCCAGGGACTTCGCCCTCGCCGACCGCATCAGACAGGAGCTGGCCGAGGCCGGCATCACGATAGAGGACTCGCCTGGCGGGTCGCATTGGAGCATCGATGGCGAATAAGCCCAGCCGCTCAGGCGCGGTACGGAAGACCAAGAAGGGCCCGCTCAAGGGATCCGGAGGGCAGGGCAGGCAGGCCCTCGAGGGCAAGAAGCCCACGCCCAAGGCCGAGGACCGGCCGTACCACCCCGCAGGCAAGCGCAAGCTCGCGAAGGACCGGTACGAGGCGGCGTCCGCGGGTGCCAACCGCGGCCGTGACGAGCGCGCCGAGCGCTCGGCCGCACCCCGATCCGCGGCGCCCCGCGCCCGCGCGACTGACCGCCCCGCCGGCGCCGACGCCCCGCGCGCCCGCCGCGCGAAGCAGCAGGACGAGTCCGAGGTCGTCACCGGCCGCAACTCGGTGGTCGAGGCGCTCCGGGCCAAGATCCCCGCGACCGCGCTCTACATCGCGTCGCGCATCGAGTACGACGACCGCGTCAAGGAGGTGCTGTCGCTCGCCACCGGGCGCGGGATCCCCGTGCTCGAGGTCATGCGCCCCGAGCTCGACCGCATCGCCGGCCACGACGCCGTGCACCAGGGCCTCGCGCTCAAGGTGCCGCCGTACGAGTACGCGGACGCGATCGAGCTGCTCGACAAGACCATCTCGCGCGGCCAGGTGCCGCTCATGGTCGCGCTCGACGGCATCACCGACCCGCGCAACCTCGGGGCGATCATCCGCTCGGTCGCCGCGTTCGGCGGCCACGGCGTGATCGTGCCGCAGCGCCGCTCGGTCGGCCTCACCGCCAGCGCGTGGAAGACGTCGGCCGGCGCCGCAGCGCGCACGCCCGTCGCCATGGCGTCGAACCTCACGCAGACGCTCAAGGCGCTCAAGCAGCGCGGCGTCTTCGTGGTCGGCCTCGACGGCGGCGGCGACATGTCGCTGCACGAGTTCACGCTCGCCGACCGGCCGATCGTGGTCGTCGTCGGATCCGAGGGCAAGGGCCTGTCTCGCCTCGTCACCGAGACCTGCGACACCATCGTCTCCATCCCGATCGGCGCATCCACCGAGTCGCTCAACGCCGGCATCGCCGCGAGCGTCACGCTCTACGAGATCGGCAAGCTGCGGGCCGCCGCGCGCCGGAAGTAGCACGTCGCACGCACAAAGGAGCCGGGACCCCATGGTCCCGGCTCCTTCGTCGTCGAGGCCGCAGGGGCCCGGCGGTCAGACCTTGGTGCGCCAGTCCTCCGCGGCCTCGGCCTCGGTGATCGGCACCTCCGACTCGTCCTCGATCACGCCGATCGACTCGGTCGGCGGGTCGATGACCGTCGCCTCGTCGCGGCGGTGCCGGAGGATGTCCTGCACGTACGCGGTCACGGCCTCGGCGAGCGGGATGTCGCGGTTCGTCTTCTGCGACATGTACCAGCGGTGCTCGAGCAGCTGGTGGAACACCTCGGCCGGCTCGAGCTTGCCGCGGAGGTCCCGGGGGATTGCCCGCACTACGGGCTCGAACACGCGCGCCAGCCACTCGTGCGCGACCATCTCCTCGTCGAGGTCCTGCTTGTCGGCCGCCGCGGTGTACGAGTCGAGGTCGTTCAGCAGCCGACGCGCCTGGTTCTCCTGCGCGTCCACGCCCGTGAGGCGCAGAAGTCGGCGCTGGTGGTGCCCGGCGTCGACGACCTTGGGCTGGATCCGCACCTGCGAGCCCTCCGCGGTCGTCCGGATCGCGAGCTCCTCGATGTCGAAGCCGAGGTCGTTGAGGCGGTCGACGCGCTCGTTGATGCGCCAGCGCTCCGAGGTGGGGAACTCCTCGCGGCCGGTGAGCTCCTTCCAGAGCGTGCGGTACTGCGCGACGATCCGCGTGCTCGTCTCGAGCGGGTCGAGGCCCTCCTCGATGCGCCCGCCGGCCTCGAGGTCCATGAGCTCGCCGGCGATGTTGACACGGGCGATCTCGAGGTCGTTCTCGCGCTGGCCGTTGGAGAGGCCGCCGTTGAAGAGCTTGCCGGTCTCCGCGTCCACGAGGTAGGCGGCGAACGCGCCCGCGTCCCGGCGGAAGAGCGTGTTCGAGAGCGAGACGTCACCCCAGAAGAAGCCGATCATGTGGAGCCGCACGAGCAGGACGGCCAGGGCGTCGACGAGGCGCGTCGCCGTGTCCGGCCGCAGCTGCTGCGAGAAGAGCGCCCGGTAGGGGAGCGAGAACTTGAGGTGCCGGGTGACGAGCACCGACTTGAGCGGGTCGCCGTCCTCGTCGGTGCGGTTCATGATCACGGCGACGGGCTCGACGCAGGGGATCTCGAGCCGCTGCAGCGTCCGCAGCATGTCGTACTCGCCGCGGGCCATCTCGTCCGTCGTCTCCTTGATGGCGATGACGTAGCCGGAGAGGTTCGCGAAGCGCACGAGGTGGCGGGAGATGCCCTTGGGGAGGGTCGCGATGGCCGAGGACGGCCACTCGTCGAGCGGCAGCTGCCAGGGCAGGTCGAGGAGCGCGGGGTCGACCGTCGCCGCGGTGATGTTCAGGGATCCGGCCATGCTGCGACCCTACCCGACCCCGGAAACGCTGCTGCCGCGGCCCCGGCGCTCCCGGCGAGGGGAGCGAAGGGGACCGCGGCAGCGGTGGTGGGACGGCTCGATCAGCCCGCGGCGACCGGCGCGTTGAGGCGGAGGCCGCTCTCGGCGTCGAAGGCGTGGAGGTGGCCGGGCTGCGGCGTGATGAAGACGGTGTCGCCGGCGTTCGGGTGCAGGCGGCCGTCGACGCGCGCGACGAGGTCGGTGCGCTTGCCCTCGATGTCGGTGTGGCCGTAGAGGTAGCCGTCCGCGCCGAGCTCCTCGACGAGGTCGACCGTGACCGAGAGGCCCTGGCCCTGCGAGGTGCTGACGACGACGTCCTCGGGACCCACGCCGATGGTGACCGCTCCGCCGGTGGCGTTGGTGAGGACGTCGCGCTCGACCGGCACCACGGCGGTGCCGAACTGCACGCCGCCGTCGACAACGTTCGCCGTGAAGAGGTTCATCGCGGGCGAGCCGATGAAGCCGGCGACGAAGACGTTCTGCGGCTTCTCGTACAGGTCGCGCGGCGTGCCGACCTGCTGGAGGACGCCGTCCTTGAGGACCGCGATGCGGTCGCCCATGGTGAGCGCCTCGGTCTGGTCGTGCGTGACGTAGACCGTGGTGACGCCGAGGCGGCGCTGGAGCGACGCGATTTGCGTGCGGGTCTGGACGCGGAGCTTGGCGTCGAGGTTCGACAGCGGCTCGTCCATGAGGAACACCTGGGGCTGGCGCACGATGGCGCGGCCCATGGCGACGCGCTGGCGCTGGCCGCCGGAGAGGGCCTTCGGCTTGCGGCTGAGGTACGGCTCGAGGTCGAGCAGCTTGGCTGCCTCGAGGACGCGGGTGGCGCGCTCGTCCTTGCCGACGCCGGCGATCTTGAGCGCGAAGCCCATGTTCTCGGCCACCGTCATGTGCGGGTACAACGCGTAGTTCTGGAAGACCATCGCGATGTCGCGGTCCTTCGGCGGGACGTCCGTGACGTTGCGGTCGCCGATGAAGATGTTGCCGTCGTTGACCTCCTCGAGGCCCGCGAGCATGCGGAGGGTGGTCGACTTGCCGCAGCCGGAGGGGCCGACGAGGACGAGGAACTCGCCGTCGGCGACCTCCAGGTCGATCTGGTCGACCGCGGGGCGCGTCGAGCCCGGGTAGAGGCGCGTGGCCTTGTCGAAAGTTACTGATGCCATTTCGGTGTTCTCCTTCACGGGCAGGTACGTGCCCGACGATCCGTGGTGATGGATGTGATGCATATGGCTCATCGCTGTGGGCGACGACGACCACCCGTTGAGTATTGCACGCGGGTCTGTGGGCGGGAAGCCCGGCATGATGCGGATCGGCGGCTATTCCCCACCCGAGGACGGGGTGTCGCGGGCCTGTATCGTCTCCTGCGGCGATGTACCCGCGCCCGCCGCGTCACCGCTTTCCCAGACTGGCCGCCTAGAGTCCTGAGGTCGTCCGGGAGCCCGCCCGCACCCGACTCCCATCCCTTGAGCGAGGATCCATGAGCGGCACGCCGCCCGCGCACGAACCGCACGGCGGTCACCGACGACGCCGCGAGGCCGCGCGCGAGAAGGCGCGGCTCAACCGGATGAAGCAGCGCCGCCGCGACGTCGTGGGCCGGTACGCGATCCGCGGCGGCATCGCCGCGGCCCTCGTCGCCGTGGTCGTCGTAGTCGGCCTCATCGTCGTCCAGGGCGCGCGGCCCGCGGGGCCCGGGCCCCAGAACATGGCGAGCGACGGCATCCTCATCGGCAAGGACCTCGCCGCGTCCCCCACGCAGGCCCTCGACCCCGAGCAGGATCCCGTGCCGACCGAGTCGCAGGCCGCGGGCGTCGCCCACATCCGCGTCTACGTCGACTACCTCTGCACCGCGTGCAAGGAGTTCCAGGACACGAACGGCGCGCAGATGGAAGGCTGGCTCCAGTCCGGCGCGGCCACCGTCGAGATCCACCCGGTGGCGATCCTCACCAGCAAGTCGCAGGCCTACTCGCTGCGAGCGGCCAACGCGGCCGCGTGCGTCGCCGACACCGCACCCGACGACTTCTGGGCCTTCAACTCGGCGCTGTTCGCCGAGCAGCCGGCCGAGCAGAGCACGGGCCTCAGCGACGACCGCATCGTCGAGCTCGCCGGGCAGGCGGGCGCCGGCTCGTCCGACGTCGCGAAGTGCATCTCCGACCAGCGGTTCCAGTCGTGGGTCAACGCCGCGACCGACCGCGTCCTGGACGGCGACATCCCCGACTCGAACGTCGACAAGGTGGTGGGCGCGCCGATCATCGTGGTGGGCGACCGCCAGTACACGGGCCAGCCCGACGACGCGAAGGCGTTCGCCGCGTTCGTGCTCCAGGCCGCCGGCCAGGACGCCACGACGACTCCCACGCCGACGCCCTCGCCCAGCGAGACGCCGACCACCGCGCCGTAGCGCGGCTCGTATGATGGGTCGACGGTCCGCGAGGTCCGTCGGCCGGCCTGGCGCAATTGGTAGCGCACCGCACTTGTAATGCGGCGGTTACGGGTTCGAGTCCCGTGGCCGGCTCTCGACGCCGCGCCTCACTCGAGGACGGTGATCATCCGCTCGCCGTCCACGGTCGGACGGGGTCCCTTGTCGTCGGCGACCGCATCGCCGACGTAGAGCCAGCCGAGCAGGTCCTCGCCGTCGCGCAGGCCGTGCATCCGTCGCACGGGTTCGCTGCGCGTCAGGCTGCCGGTGCGCCAGAACACGCCCCAGCCCTGCTCCTCGAGCAGGAGTGTGAGGGCGTGCGCGACACCGGCGGCGACCGCCTCCTGCTCCCACTCCGGCACCTTGCGGCTCGGGGTGCGGCACACCACGACGGCGACGAGGAGGCTCGCGCGATGGGTCTTCTTGCGGTGCTTGCCCGATCCGGGATCGCCCGCGGCCTCGTCCATCGCCGCGCCGAGGCGATCACGTGCTCCTCCGCGGATCTCGATGATCCGCCATGGCCGGAGCGCGCCGTGGTCCGCCAGCCGCGAGGTCGCTGCGACGAGCGGGACGAGCTCCTCGTGCGTCGGAGACGCGGCGCCCACGGACGAACGCGAGCGCCGACCGCGGAGCGCCTCCAGCACGGGTCGCTCGCGCGCGTGTGTGCCGGGCTCGGACGGGTCGGCGGTACCGCCCGCCCGATGCCGCGGCACGTCGGTCACTCCGCGGTGCGGAACGACATGGAGACCGAGTTCATGCAGAACCGGTCGCCGGTGGGCGTCTGCGGCGCGTCGTCGAAGACATGCCCGAGGTGCGATCCGCAGCGGGCGCAGACGACCTCGACGCGCTTCATGCCGAGGCTCGTGTCGGTGTACAGCTTGACGGCGTCGCTCTCCTTCGGCGCGTAGAAGCTCGGCCACCCGCAGTGGGAGTCGAACTTGGTGTCGCTCGTGAAGAGCTCGGCGCCGCAGGCCTTGCAGCCGTAGACGCCGGTGCGCTCCTCGTCCAGCAGCTCACCGGTCCAGGGGCGCTCGGTGGCCTGCTGGCGCAGCACCGCGTACTCCTCCGGGGAGAGCTCCTGGCGCCACTCGTCGTCGGTCTTCTCGATCTCGTAGGCCATGGTGCGGGTCCTTTCTCGCTGGTCGATCCTAGGGGCGGCATCCCAGCGCGCCTCCATGGTCAACCGCTCCGGGGCCTCGTCGATTCCTGCATCCGGGGGAAGATCCGGCCCGGCATGCGAGCGGATGAGAGGCGGCACCCGCCCTGCCGTCGAGCTGCGGGGACACTCCGGGGGCCTGCGCCAGGTGCTCAGCGAGGCGCACCTAGTATGTGGTGGATGTCGGGGAAGGAGCATGCCGTGGACCAGCGCGAGACCAGCCCCGCCACCGCTCCGACGACCGGGCCGCATCCCGCCGTCGAGCTCGACGCGCGCGACCGCGCCGTCCTCGACTTCGAGCGGGACTGGACGCGGCATGCCGGGGCGAAGGAGGAGGCCATCCGCCACACCTTCGGCCTCTCCGCCACGCGCTACTACCAGCTGCTCGGTTCGCTGCTCGAGACGCGCCAGGCCCTCGCCTACGACCCGCTGCTCGTGGGGCGCCTCCTGCGCCTCCGCGAGACGCGCGCCGCCGCGCGCGCGGCCCGCGCCCTGCCCACCGGTCTCCCGCATCGACCGACCGCACGCTGACCCCGCGCCCCACCGAGGAAACACGAGACCCGCATGCTCTCCCACGCTCCCGACCGCTTCGACGAGGTCCCCGGCGACCTGAGCCGCGTCGGCGCGCATCGCGCGCCCCGACCGCGCCACCACCGCCTCCGCGCCTTCGCCTGGGCGGCGCTCGCGACCGGCCTGCTCGTGGGCCTCGGTGTCGTCGGGCTCTTCGTCATCGACGACCGCGTCTCGTTCACCGACATCATCCCGAGCGGGGGATCCTCCGAGGAGGCGGCGCCCACGGAGGAGCCGACCGTCGCTCCCACCACCGTCCCCGGCATGGTCGTGACGGTCCTCAACGGCACGAGGACCTCGGGTCTGTCCGCCCGCGCGGCCACCATGCTCCAGTCGAGCGGCTGGGCGATCGGATCGCGCTTGAACGCCAGCTCCACCGACATCGCCACCACGACCGTCTACTACTACGACGCCGCGGACGAGGGCGCCGCTCGCGGCCTCGTCGCGCAGCTGGGCGTGGGCGAGGTCGCCCAGTCCGACCAGTTCCGACCGGCGGCGGGCGTGCCGGCCGCCCAGGCGTCGAAGCTCACGGCCGTGCTCGGCGCGGACTACGCAGCCAAGCGCTGAACCGCCTCCGCATCGGCCCCCGGCATTCGGCCGCCGCGCCCGTGCCCGTGGAGTAACCCGGCGGCGCAGCGTCCGCTCTGTCTATCGTGCTGCCTGGTCGCACGCCCGCCGCGTACCAGGTGCTGTGCGCCGTACGTCCCGAGGGCGTGGCGCGGGGCCGATGCAGGGCTCCGCGGTCGACCCGGGGGTGGCGGCACCGCGCTCCCGACACCGCGCATTCGCACATGGAGAAGCACATGGCCAACGGCACCGTGAAGTGGTTCAACGGGGAGAAGGGGTTCGGGTTCATCACCGTGGACGCCGTCGAGGGCGGTCCTGCCCAGCAGGACGTCTTCGTCCACTACTCGGCGATCGAGATGTCCGGCTACAAGGTCCTGGAGGAGGGGCAGCGCGTCGCCTTCGAGATCGGGCAGGGCTCCAAGGGCCTGCAGGCGGAGAACGTCACGCTGGCCTAGCGAGCTGCCCACCACGACGCCGCCGCCCGTCCGGGGGGCGGCGTCGTCCTGTCCATGCCGGGGTCGTGCCTGTGAGCGGCTCGCTTGCACTCCCGTAGGGCGAGTGCCAGAATCGTCCCTGGCACTCCCTCACGGGGAGTGCTAGACGACTGCTTTTTCCTGACGTCCGGGAGGGACGAGAGATACACATGGCTAAAATCATCGCTTTTGACGAAGAAGCCCGCCGCGGCCTCGAGCGCGGCCTGAACATCCTGGCCGACGCGGTCCGCGTGACCCTCGGCCCGCGTGGCCGCAACGTCGTCCTGGAGAAGAAGTGGGGCGCCCCCACCATCACGAACGACGGCGTGTCGATTGCCAAAGAGATCGAGCTCGACGACCCGTTCGAGAAGATCGGCGCGGAGCTCGTCAAGGAGGTCGCCAAGAAGACCGACGACGTCGCCGGTGACGGCACGACCACCGCGACCGTCCTCGCGCAGGCCCTGGTCCGCGAGGGCCTCCGCAACGTCGCCGCGGGCGCCGACCCCATCAGCCTCAAGCGCGGCATCGAGAAGGCCGTCGCGGCCGTCACGGAGGAGCTCAAGGCCGCCGCGAAGGAGATCGAGACGAAGGAGGAGATCGCCGCCACCGCGTCCATCTCCGCCGGCGACTCCACCATCGGCGCCATCATCGCCGAGGCGATCGACAAGGTCGGCAAGGAGGGCGTGGTCACCGTCGAGGAGTCCAACACCTTCGGCACCGAGCTCGAGCTCACCGAGGGCATGCGCTTCGACAAGGGCTACCTGTCGCAGTACTTCGTCACCGACCCGGAGCGCCAGGAGGCCGTGTTCGAGGACGCGTACATCCTGATCGTCAACTCGAAGATCTCGAACATTAAGGATCTGCTGCCGATCGTCGACAAGGTCATCCAGTCGGGCAAGCAGCTCCTCATCATCGCCGAGGACGTCGACGGCGAGGCCCTGGCCACGCTCGTCGTCAACAAGATCCGCGGCATCTTCAAGTCGGTCGCCGTCAAGGCCCCCGGCTTCGGCGACCGTCGCAAGGCGCAGCTGCAGGACATCGCCATCCTCACCGGTGGCCAGGTCATCGCCGAGGAGGTCGGCCTCAAGCTCGAGAACGTCACCCTCGACCTGCTCGGCACGGCCCGCAAGGTCGTCATCACCAAGGACGAGACCACGATCGTCGAGGGTGGCGGCGACGCCACCGAGATCGCGGCCCGCGTGCAGCAGATCCGCAACGAGATCGGCAACACGGACAGCGACTACGACCGCGAGAAGCTCCAGGAGCGCCTCGCGAAGCTGGCCGGCGGCGTGGCCGTCATCAAGGCCGGCGCCGCGACCGAGGTGGAGCTCAAGGAGCGCAAGCACCGCATCGAGGACGCCGTCCGCAACGCGAAGGCCGCCGTCGAGGAGGGCATCGTCGCCGGTGGTGGCGTCGCCCTCATCCAGGCCGGCAAGCTCGCGTTCGAGAAGCTGCAGCTCGAGGGCGACGAGGCGACGGGCGCGAACATCGTCCGCGTCGCGGTCGACGCTCCGCTCAAGCAGATCGCCCTCAACGCGGGCCTCGAGCCGGGCGTCGTGGCCGAGCGCGTCCGCAACCTCCCCTCGGGTCACGGCCTCAACGCCGCCACGGGTGAGTACGTCGACATGCTCGCCGCGGGGATCAACGACCCGGTGAAGGTCACGCGCTCGGCTCTGCTGAACGCCGCCTCCATCGCGGGTCTGTTCCTCACGACCGAGGCCGTCGTCGCCGACAAGCCCGAGAAGAACCCGGCCCCGGCCGGCGACCCCACGGGTGGCATGGACTTCTAGTCCGACCGGGCGGGGCGGAAGCGCCCCGCCCACCAGCACGAACAGCACCGACAGCACGACGAAGCGGGCGGTCCCTCACCGGGGCCGCCCGCTTCGTCGTGCTCCGGTCGTCCGACCGCGAGGCCGGATGACGGGTGCAGCTAGTGCGCGAACATGCGGGCGTTGCCCTCCTCCACCTCCGCGTACTGACGGGCGGCGGCGCTCAACGCCTGGTTGATGCTCGCCAGCGCCTCCTCGACGCGCTGCTGCGTGCCCTTCCACTCGGCGACCACGCCCTGGAACGCCGTCGCCGCGCTGCCGGACCACGACCCCTGCAGCTCGGCGAGCTGGCCGTGCAGGCCCGCCACCTCCGCCTGGATGCGGCCGATGCTGCCCTGGACGGCCGCGGTGGCCGACAGGACGGCCTCGCTGTCCACCTGGTACCTCGTCATGCGTCTCCTCCTTCTCGTCGTGGGACGGGCGGAGGCTACGCGGCGATCAGGATGCGGGGGCCGGCGGGACGCTGGGCGTGGAGGTCGCGGGGTTCTCCGCGCTGGGGAGGAGGGGCAGGATCACGCGGAAGGTCGCCCCGCCGCCCTCCGTCTCGACGACGTCGACCCGTCCGCGGTGCGCGGCGACGATGGCCGACACGATGGCGAGGCCGAGCCCGCTGCCGCCGGTCTCGCGCGTGCGCGACGTGTCGGCGCGCCAGAAGCGCTGGAAGATCTTCTCCCGGATCTGCGGGGGCACGCCGTCCCCGTGGTCGCGCACCTCGATGCGCGCCTCCCGCGCGGCCTCGTCCACGACGGTGGCCAGCTCGATCGGGCTGCCCGCGGGAGTGAACCGCACCGCGTTGCCGATGAGGTTGGTCACCACCTGCCGGATCTTGTTCTCCTCCGCCTGGACCATGGCGAAGCCCTCGGCGGGGACGCGCGCGTCGTCATCGCCGGGGCGGGCGGGGGAGAGGGCATCCGTCGAGGTCTCTCCGGGGCGGCGCGAGCGGCGGGCACGGAACCGGGAGAGCGTGGCGCCGGCGAAGGCGATGGGGCCGGTCGCGTCGTTGCCCGCCGTCGTCCCAGAGCCGCGCGGCGCCTCCGGCGACAGGTCCTGGGTGGACTCGAGGCCGTCGGCGTCGAGCATCGGGCCGACCGGGTTCACAAGGACGGGCGGCAGCGCCGTGACGGTGCGGGTCTGGGAGGAGGCCATCGCGTCGAGGGCGGCGTCGCGGGCGATGGGGTAGAGGTCCACCGGCGCGAGCTGCAGTGGCTTCGTCTCGTCGAGCCGCGCGAGCTCCAGGAGGTCCTCCACGAGCCCGCCCATGCGGATGGCCTCCTTCTCGATGCGCTCCATGGCCTGCGAGACGTCCTCGGGCGTCTGCAGCGCCCCCATCCGGTACAGCTCGGCGTAGCCGCGCACCGAGACGAGGGGCGTGCGGAGCTCGTGGCTGGCGTCGCCGACGAAGCGCCGCATCTGGTCGATGGTCTTGGCGCGGTCGGCGAAGGCGCGGTCGATCCGGCTGAGCATCATGTTGAGGGAGCGGTTCAGGCGACCGACCTCGGTGTTCGGGGTGGCGCCTCCGAGGCGCTGGCTGAAGTCGCCGCCCGCGATCGCGGCCGCGGTGCGCTCGACCTCGCGCAGGGGGCCGAACGTGCTGGTCACCAGCATGCGGGTCACCGCGGCGCCGAGGACGACCACGGCGAGGCCGAAGCTCGCGAAGATCACGATGTACGTGGCGACGAGGTCGTCGACCTGCTCGAGCGGCCGGGCGACGACGAGGGTCGAGTACTCCATGGCGTCCGGCGAGGCGTTCTGCGACACCCGGACGATGCCGTGCCACGCCTTCTTGCCGGAGTTGTCCGAGAAGACGACGATCTCGTTGTTGATCTGGGAGGCGCGCGCCAGGTCGAGGCCGAAGACGCGCGGGTGCTCGGCGGAGTCGCCCGTCCAGTTGTCGGCGAGGACGTCGCCCTGGGCGTCGAGCAGCACGACGAACCAGGCGGGATCCGCGGTGGCCACGTCGTCCTGCGTGAAGGTGTCCGGCATCGTCGCGTCGGTGTTGAGCACCTTCGGGAGCTGCGTGATGGTGACCCGGAGCTGCGCGTCGAGCTGGCTCACCATCTGCTGCCGCAGCAGGTACATGGTGCCGGCGCCCGAGACGAGGAGGCCCAGCAGGAGCAGGAGCACCGTGACGCTCGTGATCTTGGTGCGCAGGGAGACGTTGTTCCACTTGTCCGACACGTAGTCGTGCACTGGCCGCACCTCGTGTTCCCGTCTCGCTGACCTGAATCATGAGGATAGGCGACCCAGCATGTGCGAACGGCCGGGCGCTCGTGGAGCGACCGGCCGTTCGGATCGAGCGGACCCCTCAGGGGCCCCCGAGGGTCAGGACTTGGCGGCCTTGAGCATGTAGCCGAAGCCGCGCTTGGTCTGGATGACGGGCTCCGAGGAGTGCTGGTCGAGCTTGCGGCGCAGGTAGGAGATGTACGACTCGACGATGCCGGCGTCGCCGTTGAAGTCGTACTCCCACACGTGGTCGAGGATCTGGGCCT
This window of the Clavibacter sepedonicus genome carries:
- a CDS encoding nitroreductase family protein, with amino-acid sequence MPRHRAGGTADPSEPGTHARERPVLEALRGRRSRSSVGAASPTHEELVPLVAATSRLADHGALRPWRIIEIRGGARDRLGAAMDEAAGDPGSGKHRKKTHRASLLVAVVVCRTPSRKVPEWEQEAVAAGVAHALTLLLEEQGWGVFWRTGSLTRSEPVRRMHGLRDGEDLLGWLYVGDAVADDKGPRPTVDGERMITVLE
- a CDS encoding DUF4032 domain-containing protein — its product is MAGSLNITAATVDPALLDLPWQLPLDEWPSSAIATLPKGISRHLVRFANLSGYVIAIKETTDEMARGEYDMLRTLQRLEIPCVEPVAVIMNRTDEDGDPLKSVLVTRHLKFSLPYRALFSQQLRPDTATRLVDALAVLLVRLHMIGFFWGDVSLSNTLFRRDAGAFAAYLVDAETGKLFNGGLSNGQRENDLEIARVNIAGELMDLEAGGRIEEGLDPLETSTRIVAQYRTLWKELTGREEFPTSERWRINERVDRLNDLGFDIEELAIRTTAEGSQVRIQPKVVDAGHHQRRLLRLTGVDAQENQARRLLNDLDSYTAAADKQDLDEEMVAHEWLARVFEPVVRAIPRDLRGKLEPAEVFHQLLEHRWYMSQKTNRDIPLAEAVTAYVQDILRHRRDEATVIDPPTESIGVIEDESEVPITEAEAAEDWRTKV
- a CDS encoding ABC transporter ATP-binding protein codes for the protein MASVTFDKATRLYPGSTRPAVDQIDLEVADGEFLVLVGPSGCGKSTTLRMLAGLEEVNDGNIFIGDRNVTDVPPKDRDIAMVFQNYALYPHMTVAENMGFALKIAGVGKDERATRVLEAAKLLDLEPYLSRKPKALSGGQRQRVAMGRAIVRQPQVFLMDEPLSNLDAKLRVQTRTQIASLQRRLGVTTVYVTHDQTEALTMGDRIAVLKDGVLQQVGTPRDLYEKPQNVFVAGFIGSPAMNLFTANVVDGGVQFGTAVVPVERDVLTNATGGAVTIGVGPEDVVVSTSQGQGLSVTVDLVEELGADGYLYGHTDIEGKRTDLVARVDGRLHPNAGDTVFITPQPGHLHAFDAESGLRLNAPVAAG
- a CDS encoding DUF3263 domain-containing protein produces the protein MDQRETSPATAPTTGPHPAVELDARDRAVLDFERDWTRHAGAKEEAIRHTFGLSATRYYQLLGSLLETRQALAYDPLLVGRLLRLRETRAAARAARALPTGLPHRPTAR
- the rlmB gene encoding 23S rRNA (guanosine(2251)-2'-O)-methyltransferase RlmB, with the translated sequence MANKPSRSGAVRKTKKGPLKGSGGQGRQALEGKKPTPKAEDRPYHPAGKRKLAKDRYEAASAGANRGRDERAERSAAPRSAAPRARATDRPAGADAPRARRAKQQDESEVVTGRNSVVEALRAKIPATALYIASRIEYDDRVKEVLSLATGRGIPVLEVMRPELDRIAGHDAVHQGLALKVPPYEYADAIELLDKTISRGQVPLMVALDGITDPRNLGAIIRSVAAFGGHGVIVPQRRSVGLTASAWKTSAGAAARTPVAMASNLTQTLKALKQRGVFVVGLDGGGDMSLHEFTLADRPIVVVVGSEGKGLSRLVTETCDTIVSIPIGASTESLNAGIAASVTLYEIGKLRAAARRK
- the msrB gene encoding peptide-methionine (R)-S-oxide reductase MsrB — translated: MAYEIEKTDDEWRQELSPEEYAVLRQQATERPWTGELLDEERTGVYGCKACGAELFTSDTKFDSHCGWPSFYAPKESDAVKLYTDTSLGMKRVEVVCARCGSHLGHVFDDAPQTPTGDRFCMNSVSMSFRTAE
- the cysS gene encoding cysteine--tRNA ligase, coding for MTLRLHDSRTQSLRDFVPLVDGRVGIYVCGPTVQSAPHIGHLRSALAYDQLRRWLAYRGLDVTLVRNVTDIDDKVIDNARRGQEAGGTEEWWALAYRVELEFSRAYAALGILPPSYEPRATASIGEMQAIIGRLVERGHAYPADDGSGDVYFDTASWPEYGELTRQRAADMEAAADADPRAKRDVRDFALWKGAKPGEPASASWPSPWGAGRPGWHIECSAMSTRYLGAEFDIHGGGLDLRFPHHENELAQSRAAGDPFARYWLHNGLVAVAGQKMSKSLGNSLFAADLLASARPVVVRYFLGSAHYRSTLEFHDGALAEAEAALDRIETFLDRSARRLAGTRFQAEPAATDGAPAAVPDEFAEAMDDDLSVPQALAVLHDAVRAGNAALDAGDLQEAASLRADVSAMVAVLGIDPLADEWRTASDQPARRALQALVEHRIAERQTAREARDFALADRIRQELAEAGITIEDSPGGSHWSIDGE
- a CDS encoding DsbA family protein, translated to MSGTPPAHEPHGGHRRRREAAREKARLNRMKQRRRDVVGRYAIRGGIAAALVAVVVVVGLIVVQGARPAGPGPQNMASDGILIGKDLAASPTQALDPEQDPVPTESQAAGVAHIRVYVDYLCTACKEFQDTNGAQMEGWLQSGAATVEIHPVAILTSKSQAYSLRAANAAACVADTAPDDFWAFNSALFAEQPAEQSTGLSDDRIVELAGQAGAGSSDVAKCISDQRFQSWVNAATDRVLDGDIPDSNVDKVVGAPIIVVGDRQYTGQPDDAKAFAAFVLQAAGQDATTTPTPTPSPSETPTTAP